tcatcaaattcaccaaagtacattgtgagatacattagaaactaaaaataattgatacatgtatattactgtctacactttgactttttctattcttattttattttttattattaatttattttttaatattattgtattttatttatatgtcatgtagccatataaatatatatatatctatacattgtgtttagatgtcatatatgtagagattattgatataaatatttatatatactatagaattataatttattctattacatatatatatatatataaaaataacagtaaaccagtttttattaaaattatagacaacatttacaattttaaaactaagtaaaattttggtATGTATATATGGTATATATCTATAAAAAGAGATTAATTGCATGGTTAAAGAGCTAagtgagaataagatctggagagagaaacaaaacaaacaaagcATACTTCTTTGTTGCGCATTGCAAATTTACAATAAAATTAAGATTAAgcaatcaaaattaaaaaaaaaacaaataatttaaatggaaaatcaacatacaattttttttctaaaataaagttatatttaatagaaagaaaggaaaaaaaagtgTCATCAATGTATTGACACTATTTGGTATGTAGCTATGCTAATATCTATATGATCAGTTATTATTGTCAATCTCAATAATAGAATAATATCATCAAATTTGACTATTAGCTATTGAAATAAGACACACCATCAATGTATTTGATCGACTCAATTAGGGCTATATCCTATCATCAAACATTTTATGTATACACTTCtcaagttatatataaatatatatatatacacatatataaatacgTATACACACATGAATTCACCTAATTGGAGAAGTTAGGCCCCAAAGTATActtcttttttctttatatttgtttTCCTCATCTTTGATTACCCTTTTCTCACTACCTCCTTTTTTTATTGGTTGAGGCTTGAATTTTTCCAAATTTGAAATGATTTGCCtaccaaagaaaataaaaaatcaattaattcaattatattTTATGGAAGAAGGTAAACAAttcataaacaaataaataataaagtttTTTCTGTTGTATATCATATCTATTATATACTTCTAGGTAAAATGCGCAAGTttacttaatttttatttttaaaatatattaattatctttattatattttttaattgtcatataaattttaaataaataaacaatattatatctcttctatataaaaaaatttatagataacagaaatttttttattttaatagcttttttttgttaactttaacggaatattctaaatatttaatgaaatatacctctaaaattaattaaaatagatatttgttaataatattaatataaatttaaatgttataaaatatcattattataataatatataatacaatactagatatttaataattattaatataaaatatttttatgaaaataatatataatcctaatttttaaatagttatattaatatgaattcaaatattataaaatattattataataatatttaatacaagactagatatttaatacttacattaatataaatttaaatattataaaatatcattataataataatatataatacataatcttaatttttattaaaaaaattatcatttatgtttaaaaaaggttatcatattatatatatatttaaaattatcataaacaatattttggtttaatttttcatttaatatatttatgtcattttttatatataatattgtttatttatttaaaatttatacgaCAGTGgcacaaatttaataaaaataattaataaattctataaataaaattaagcaacgTGCAAAGTAAGTTTGCTTAGTTATAAAGTTACAAACATTGTTTATAAGTTTAATAAAAACGGGTTcgttgtttttttaaaatatatatataatagaatgaattatagttatatagtatatataaatatttatatcaataatctctacatatatgacatctaaacacaatattgacatagatatatatatttacatggctacatgacatatatataaattacaataatatttaaaaagaaattaataatagaaataaaataagaatagaaaaaataatagtgtagacagtagtatacatgcatcagctatttttagtttctaatgtatctcacaacgtcctttggtgaatttgatgaagaaaaagagcttcaatcacttgataaaaaacaaataattacacaaattgataaaataaaaaaatgatatgtatgcatttattatttttaaataaatatgatttaattatttaaattatcataaaatatctttaaaatatcatattttaattaattaatttttgtttaagtttatgcttGTTTTAATTTTTAGATTTGGGAATGACAacaatttattatatatttaatataatatgaatattatatatggattttaaatttaagtttgtggCTAGTTGATagtaaattatattttattatatatttaatatgatattattctaatacgtaaagtttaagtttaattaaatcatatttaagttataaaacgtatttttttattattttttaataatcattattataaaatatctaatatattttattttgatttatttatttatttaattttatctaaattatgtttacaatttactttaaaaatataaaaatattttgttaaatataaaaaatatttcattaaagtcaacaaaaaaataaataaaaactagttaaaactaaaaaatttccttctattttttatatagaatagatattaAAATTATGGGGTTCTAACCTAATTTTTACTAAAATCCTATTAAGTAACGTGACGACCGATGCTGGTCACATGTTTAATGATAAAGCGGTCAATATGATAAATTTAGTATTTTCAACTAATTAATGTCATATTCAACACCAATAATTGTTTGACATTTCAATAATGGGGTGATTTCCAATCCACGTGGATGAGCGGTGGCTGGATGAGAaggaattttcattaaaaatacaATGCTAAGTACATGTACtgtatgaagaaaaaaaattactgaCACATAATATTTGATGAAAAATTATCACATGTATCAAATTCTTCGAGATAAAGCAGGGTCTTGATTTGATCCAAGCAAAATCAtggatatatttttatttaattgacCAATTCAATAGTGATAATTGTgcatttataatattatatatcaaTCAAACGTGGTAGTTTACAAGCTTAAAAAGGATTGCATAGTCACATGCTTACGATTTGAAACCAGATATATATATTATTCCTATCAACTTATGGCCCTCCCCTAGTGTTCAGCAGCACACAGTATTcttcatatttaataattattcaaCGAATAAACTAAGAATTATGACACCGTATTCGCAGTGGTGTCGTCTTGATCGAGGACTCGTGTGACACAAAGAAGGGTGTTTAAAATACTCACGAATCCACTTTATTAGGTAGGACATCATTTTTGCTCTTATCATagagttattttttattttttatttttggtatttaaaaaaattattattcaattttttttgcaTGATGACATACATTATAGTTGTAATAGACATTATgctaatttttagaaaattctgaataatttacgatgCTGAAATCAAAATTTAAACCGTTAGTTGCAAgtgtgcttaattttttttatatgcgtaGAAAATAGactatttgaactctgatttcgatactgtaaattattaagaatttttaaaaaattagtagGATTACTATTATATCTATTTTGaaaaaattgaattataatttctccaaataccaaaaataaaaaatgcgGACAAAATTGATGCCTCTACCTAAAAAGCTCCctgtatctatatatatatacatatatgtaataTTTTTCAATTGTTACtaacacaatttaaaatactcaagtttttaatttattatgaatttaaaaattaatttttttaataaaaaagataCAATTTGGTAACGGTCAAAGTTCGGGAGtaaattgttaattattctacATATGACAGTGTCATATCAAGAGATAAAATGtcacatcatcaatctgttagccacctaggacaaaatctaaaaaaaattctcatatttCAGTAATGTATATTGTTCGGAGGAAATTTTTAACAACACGAATCATTCGAGAGTACGATCATATAGTAGTTATAATTTGAGGGACAAAAATgtaatttattctattttttaaaatactataaatttttttttctcatgtcatatttattattatcataaattaagtataaatattttaaaaatgaatcaccatttattttatatttttttatgtattttaaaaaaaatagtatttagcACTTAAATATTATGATTTGAAAAGACTGAGTAAATGATAAAAAAcaattttggcaaaaaaaaacaaaaatcactTATAGAACTCCACATATTTTTAGGTGGTATTTGGCACTATATAATACATGTAGCAATGCTAAAAAATATCACAACTTGAAAAATATCATAATACATACATAAAAGACAGAGCAGAGTAACGATACATTTGTTCTACTAATTCTAGTCCTAGCTGCTTCGGTCGGTGAGCAGAGCACCACCCCCAGCCATGGCCAACCAGATTGACGGCTTCAACTTCGAGCAGAGGCACGGCAAAGCCAGGGTCAGAGTCGCCAGAGTTTGGAGGAACGTAGACGGACGCCAATCCATCGTCGAATGGAACGTCAGCATCAGCCTCCTCTCCAATTGCGCCGCTTCCTATGTTCACGACGACAATTCCGATATCGTCGCCACTGATACCATGAAGAACACCGTAcggatctctctctctctctcatttcctAATCCTAATCTGTTTGGTTGCCAAGaatgttaaaataaaaaagtGAATCAATATATTTGACTTCAATTTGACTCCCTGATTCAAGTGCATCAAGGAATTCGCTGTTACTTgtaaaatatcaataaaagttAGATTTTCGGCAACCTGGTTCACAATTTTGTCTTTGAATAGAATCAAATTATTGTGTTTGAAATTCTGTGTGTGGGCCAATATGTAATCAATAGAGATTGAAGTGTCTAGCAGCTAAGGCATTATTGTTTCGATTCAAATTAAATTTCTTAATTCACATACTGATAGATATGTGGATAGCACTGGTATTTTGCGGAAAAACAAAAATATGAGTGAATCTTCTTACTAAGAAATAAACATTATCTTTTATAGCAGTAGAGTATTTCCTCTTCACTTACATTTTCAAGGATATCTGAGTTGCTGCTATACAGGTGTATGCAAAAGCTAAGGAATGCACAGAGCAACTTTCAGTGGAGAACTTTGCAATTGAACTGGGCAAACACTTCACATCATATTACCAGCAGGTGAAGAATAGTTTTTCATATATGCAACTGAATGGAGTAtagtatttaaagttaatgcTATTCTTTTGATTTTTGCACTGTGTTATGGAACAGGACAAGAATGCTTGTTGTATTAGTATACATAGGATCGTCCAAAAGATGTTAGTTGATTTTATTTTTGGCAGATTCTTGCACCTGTTTTTAGTCATGTTTCAAATGTTGATGGCAGTCTATGCCATTGAGATTGaagaaacccaaaaaaaaaaagttattttatttATCTTTAGGATCTAATGTGGaagtgattattattattattattttcagtTGGTTTTAAAGTCTtatagttgtaaatattttacaggTACATGCTGCCATCGTTAAGATAGTTGAAAAGCCTTGGGAGCGTATCTCTGTAGATGGTCAACCCCATGAACATGGTTAGTTTTGCGGTCTTTTATTGACGAGGTGTGGAAAAAAATGTATATGCCGTAACATGTGATGAATTTCTTATGTGATAGAGAATTCTTTGCTGGGTTGCTTGTTTATCACTTCGTTTGGTAATAAAATCAGTTTGCATCGGATTTTATCCTTGCATCAATTAAGTCTTCACTACTTTGTTTCATTATGAAGCCTAGGGTCTGTCCTGTGATAGGTACAAAGAATCCCTCGTTTTTTCAGCTGACTTGGCTTTTGACCTGAGACAGAAGTGTCAACACTTTTTTAGCTATGTGAAGAAGTTTTGTAGTCTTAAGTTTTTTTTGAAGGAAGTGAAAATTGGGGCCTTATTTTCTTTAAGATTAGAGTGGGAGAGGACTAGATAAAGTTTAGATTTGGGGTTTAACTTAACTGTTTACATTGCATGTGATTGGACAAGATTAGAGCCAAGTTGGCCATAGTGATTCATTTAGAACTATTTTAATTTCTATGGTGGATTAGATTGTGGAGAAAAGGGCAACAATGAGATAGGTATTACACCAAGGAATCGGTAGTTTGTACATGCACCTTTGCTGCAGGGTGGGGCCATCCTTCCTCTTGCTAATGCAAACATTTTTAGACCTGTCTTTCCCACTCTATTCATTCAATGCAAGACTTCTCTATTGTTGCAATCCCAGCTTATcatattatattaataatctaATGAGTAAACTTGCTACTTTCTTTAATACAAAGATCAGGCTATTATGACCTTCCTTCAAATGTTTTTAGCTCCCTCCTTCTCTAAATTGGAGCTATTAAGCTAGTTTCATTATTATGAAAAAGAGGGAAATGGCTTTTCAGCTCACAGATGTGCTTATGGGTGCATTTAACTGTATTCATTCAAAAGAAGTAAAATAGTAATAACCAAATTTAACCATAGAAACTTTTTCTTTGTTAACTGAAAAATTAGTTCAACTTGTAGATTAATCAGTTACAAACAAAAAGAGTTGTTACTATATGCCTATGTCATGTTCTCACATCTTATTTccttataaattattaatttaaaatctcatattaattttGCTTATTATCCTGTTTTAAAGGCTTTAAACTTGGGTCTGAGAGGCATACAACAGAGGTAGTAGTGCAGAAGTCTGGCATGCTAAAGTTGACATCTGGAGTTGAAGGTTTGGCTGTACTTAAGACAACAAAGGTATGTTTGTATCCAAAATAAGAATTTAAGCCTCCATCATCCTTTTCTCGAGTATGATTTCTACCATGTACAGTAAATAATTGAACATAAAAGATTATCCAGTGCTCAACTGCTCATTCACCAAATTGAGTATAGAAAATTTGCAAGTAAAATGTTTCAATGGAGTCTGGATATATAATTTGGAAATATGCAAAAGTACACGATCATTTTATCATTTGATGCACTAATTTATATGCTGATtacttcaatatttttttttttacctttatatgattatttatttttatgagcaGTCTGGTTTTGAGGGATTCATCAGGGATAAATACACAGTTCTTCCTGAAACACGAGAAAGGATTCTGGCAACAGAGGTAACTGGAACGTGGAGGTATGAATGTTATCCTCATGTGTTGATTAAGTGACTTATTAATGAAAAACTAATGTATTTGGTTCTATGGTGTCTTGTGTAAAATTCTTGATGTATATCTTGGTTCTATAGGATTGAGAGCTATGATTTATGTGATACACTTTATGCAGGTACTCTTATGAATCTGTTTCCAGCATTCCTCAGAATCTAAACTACTTTACTGAGAGATATTTGGACGTGAAAAAAGTATTGACAGACACTTTTTTTGGTCCTCCAAAAGAGGGAGTCTATAGCCCGTCTGTTCAGAGCACTCTTTTTCAGATGGCAAAGACTGTTCTTAACAGGTCACCTATTCTGGCACTTACAGGGTGCTTCTTTAACATATGGCAGCTTTATATTAACTTCTCAATGTTTGTGTTTTCAGGATTCCTGACGTATCGTCTGTGCAACTCAAAATGCCAAATCTTCATTTCTTACCTGTTAACCTGTCGAACAAGAATAACAGTATAGTGAAGGTAGACTTCTTTTTTATTGCTTATAATATCTGCGAGAGAGGAAGAATAATGTACTTAGATAACTGTATATGGAGATCATCTATGcaattttccataaagatttactCAATAATTGAACCTTTTATGAGGATATCCAATTTTATCCAGTTTAGAATGAAAAGAATCTAGCATATCCAATTTATCAAGAATTCGAGTCATATTCAGATTGATTTTATCAAGTTGTTGGCTCCATGTCTAAAACGATTCCTCCTTTGTCTGGGGTTGTTTGCTGCGAGTTTCCAAAACTTGTTCTACCATGGCCAAGATCAATGCTCTGATAATGCTCTAATACCACTGTTAGGTCCCAAATAGATTCACACACAAGAACAATGAACACATAAATAGCATAGTATAACTAATAAACCCAGTGGTATTCGAGAGACCACCACTCTCCCCAAAGAGCTACTGCTCCTAATCTCATATTCATACAATGGATGTCCTCCCCATCTCCACAGCCCTATTTAAATATACTCAATATGGGCTCTTACACCTCCCATAACCACATACccctttattattcttttattaCAAAATATAACCCACAATCCCTACTACCCTATTACGTTAGAAGTCATTACCGTATCTAGAATGCTCTAAATTTCTATAATGTACTAGGAAGAACATAGAATATTCTAGAAAGTTCTGGAAGAAACTTAAAAGTCATTAGCAATTCTAGAATGTTCTAGAAAGTACTAGGAGAAACCTAGAACATTATAGAAAGTTCTAGAAGAGTCTTAGAACTAATTAGACAATGTATAAATAGTTATAGAATTATTTAGAAAATAGTAGAGAATAGTTAATTACTTAGAAGGTTAGAAAATTCTAGAAAGTTTTAGATGACTCATTGGTTGCCTATAAATAGAAGCATAGTATGTGCCTAAAGTAAGAGAGAAAATAGTCCAAGTGTGAGTTCACAAGAGTGTCTTAAGAGAGTCATTTTGTTCGAAGTGTTCTAAGCTTATATTactctttaataataataataaaagtgttGTGATTTTTTCTAATCTGCATATTAATGCTATTTCCCAACGGAAGCCTAAGTTGACTTAGCCCCTAAGGTGGTTTTAGGCATTGAGAATACAATTAATTCGCTTAATCAGCAGTGCAGAACAAAACGAGGCGTAGCATTAtaattcttttattattattttttaagtcAAGAGGAGAGAAGTTGGAAGAAGCTCACAAGAGAAATTATTGAACATTTTTGCAATATATATTTCTTAAGCTTAATTTAAGAATTAAGGTTGCGTAGAAATTTGATCAAGTTAACAAAATGAAATGATAATGCTCTAGCATTTTAGGTCCTTGACTTTCAATTTCTCTTGTAAAGAATAGAGAAATCTTTAATTTGTAATAAGTCATGTCGGTTAGATTGGGTTATTAATTTTCAACAATGCATAAAAATCAGATTGTTTGGTATTAGGGAAGAGCATAACTAGTGTGATCATATCTTGCATATCGTATTGAGCTTAATCTATGGTGATCGAAGTGACACTAAAGTTTTTCATGAATGATTTGATTGATTCACGGTTTGTTTTGTGCAGTTTGAAGACGATGTTTACTTACCAACCGATGAACCGCATGGATCAATTGAAGCGAGCCTTAGCCGCTACTGGTCCAAACTGTAGTGCTTTGCCCTGGTCTGCTGGAGTACACACTCGTTCATCCTCACTTCTGAAAACTGAAATTTTCATTTTCTTTATAACTGTTGATGCCAAAATGTAAGTATGATCACTGTAGTTATAAATAAGGAATCATAAATACAGCTTTAATAAATCTGAATTATGTTTCTGGATAAGTTATACATGAACTTATAGTTACATGTTTGAATTGCCACttcgtgttttttttttttgaaaggtgTGAGTTTTGGTATTTGACTAATGAAAGATCTCTGCTTTGGAAGGATTgccaaattaataaataattcgTTTAAATTAATTACCAGTGCCGAATAAATACAGTTGCAACCAATTATAGTTTGGTAGCAATAAATTATATCAAGAGAGAAGTAATAATGAAATGAAATGAGGTTGAATATTTTTCCGTGATTCGGATAACTAACTGTATGGGTCAAGAAATAAACTTTAACTAGTTAGTTTAAAGGACAGTTTTATCCCTGAAGATGGCAAGACACGATAACTCAAAATCATATAAAATATGCTAAACCTGAAATTGACCCAAGTACAAATTATGGCATATataattagtatatatataaatatatgaatatgGCTACgtataaattaattatggtatatACTTACTTATATTTTGATTTGAATATTACATAGGTTTTATgaaaatttattcatctaaagaGCTGATATATGAGttgaaataacatatttgaacttgTTTATTAAACATGATGTTATAAACCATACTCTACAAATATCAAATTAAATGTGATTATTTTATAACGTCATAGCGAGTTAACCTATTTAGAGCAACTCCAATACAGTTGCTTTTAAGATGGTTTTTTGACCATACTCTGACAGGCAATGTAGCGTTGTCACTGAAGAGTCTATATACAATATTAATATTAAAGCATCAGCACCGTTAGCATCGTTGCCTATGTCAGGCAACGatgcttttctttttatttttttattttttttaattgtacatatatatttatatataacataacaGTCATATTTTTTTACCGttgcaatgtttttttttttcaaactatttatttaatttacTTTCTTCTATAAATATTCATCAactttatttaattttcacaccATTCattccttcttcttcaaaattgtctttcacaaattttattttcttacCAATGGATTCCCAAAATTCTCCACACACCAACtctcaaaatccaaattttcaatattctcaagtttttcaaaattcatcaaATTCTCCCCATACCAACCCccaaaatccaaaattttcaatattatcaattcattcaaaattttcaaaattctcCCTCTACTaatccccaaaatccaaattttcaatattctcaatttaaccaaaattttccaaattctcaaaattatcTCATGTCCTCTTACCCTTTCCAAAATTTTGGCTCTTTTGAGACGCCCCAACAAGCTTCATTCTTCACACCAGCAAATTCACTACCATATGTCTTTCATATGCATTCCCTACACCAACGCGAAATGGTTTCAAGAAATTATAGGCAAAGTATGGAAATGTCTAGTATTGATTTGAATCGTGAAACATCATCGACATCTGTCTCTGAAACCCAACCTGAACATGGTGTTGAATGGTTGGAAAATTTAAGTGGACGGCTTAATACATCTAAGGATGCCATCGTGGAGAATGACCAAACTTCTACACATTTATGAGCTCGAAACGCATAATACTACAACACCAACCAAAAAGGTGAGCAAGAAAAACCTGGAATGCAATGCCAAAACCATTAGAATAAGATGAATCAAAAGGTGGCGCGTTTCAATGGGTGTTATAAACGAGTACAACAAGCACATCACAGTGGTTGTTCTGGTAAGCAAATTCTTGAGAATGCACATCAATTGTACAAATCTGAAAATAACAACTCAAATTTTTTGCTTATAGACTGTTGGAGATTGCTAAAGGATGAGCTGAAATGGAATACAATGTACCAACCAAAAGGTGGTAAGAGAACAAAGGTGTCAGAATCAGGGGCATATACTTCATCTTCTAATTTAGACATCAGTGATGATGAAGTGCGTGACGTGCGCCCTACTGGCCAAAAGGTAGCAAAGTGAAAATGGAAGGAAAAAAAGACACACATACTACATTTATAGAGATTAATGAACGGAAAAcatttgcattggagaaattggcGGTGATAAGGGAGAAAGAGGCtaaagataaaataatttcaaaatatatgGATTATCTCATCATAGACACATCACATATGACTCCTGAGCAAAAGAAAGATCATGAAAACTTGTGTACTTATATTAAGACTAATATCCTGAAGTTGTGATTGCTATGTTTTTAGCAATCtcattattatgtaatttttaaaaaaaattatcctttATTATTTAGTGAGTGAATAAAGGCTATTTTTAGCACCTAtcttttaacggctatattttactCAACGACTATAAATACCAAATTTCAATCTTCCTTTTACTTAAATCTCCATTCCAACCTTCATTTTACTCTCTCATTCATCTTTCATTCCCAAATATTATCTACTCTAAGTTTGACAATGGAATCACCAAATTCTCTGAATTTGTATGACAATATGAGTCTAGACAATTATCATAATAGGAGAGTGTAGTGACGAGTATGATGATCAATGTATCACAAATTTCATGGATGGGGTAGCTCAACAAGGTGAGGAAGAAAGAGAGCCCACATTGGTAGAGGTCATGTAGAAGGACGCCAACGTTTGTTCGATGACTACTTTTCTGATGAACCCGTGTATACAGAATATCAATTTTCGAAGAAGATTTAGAATGCGTAGACACGTATTCCTATGCATAGTGCAAGTTCTAGAAAATCATTCGGAGTATTTCCAGATAAGGTTTGATGCAGTCGGTAGAAGGGGGCTTTCGCCATTACAGAAGTGCATCGTTTCTATGCGAATGTTGGCATATGGAGGAGCGCTTGTCAATTACGTTGATGAGTATGTTCAAATTGGTGAAACCACTGCTATTAAATGCCTAGTCAATTTCTTTCGGGGAGTGAATGAGATTTTTGGAACTGAATATTTGAGACGACCTAATGTCGGGGACATTCGTCACTTACTTCAAATGGGGGAGGTGAGTGGTTTTCCAGGCATGTTGGGAAGCATTGATTGTATGCACTAGGAATGGAAAAAATGCCCAATTGCATGGAAAGGCCAATTCACGTGAGGTGATCACGGTAGACCAACAATCATGCTCGAAGCAGTTGAGTCACAAGATCTTTAGATATGCCATGCATTTTTTGGTGTTTTGGGATCCAATAATGA
This genomic interval from Humulus lupulus chromosome 8, drHumLupu1.1, whole genome shotgun sequence contains the following:
- the LOC133797725 gene encoding uricase-2 isozyme 1-like; protein product: MANQIDGFNFEQRHGKARVRVARVWRNVDGRQSIVEWNVSISLLSNCAASYVHDDNSDIVATDTMKNTVYAKAKECTEQLSVENFAIELGKHFTSYYQQVHAAIVKIVEKPWERISVDGQPHEHGFKLGSERHTTEVVVQKSGMLKLTSGVEGLAVLKTTKSGFEGFIRDKYTVLPETRERILATEVTGTWRYSYESVSSIPQNLNYFTERYLDVKKVLTDTFFGPPKEGVYSPSVQSTLFQMAKTVLNRIPDVSSVQLKMPNLHFLPVNLSNKNNSIVKFEDDVYLPTDEPHGSIEASLSRYWSKL
- the LOC133795585 gene encoding uncharacterized protein LOC133795585, producing MNQKVARFNGCYKRVQQAHHSGCSGKQILENAHQLYKSENNNSNFLLIDCWRLLKDELKWNTMYQPKGGKRTKVSESGAYTSSSNLDISDDEVRDVRPTGQKNINFRRRFRMRRHVFLCIVQVLENHSEYFQIRFDAVGRRGLSPLQKCIVSMRMLAYGGALVNYVDEYVQIGETTAIKCLVNFFRGVNEIFGTEYLRRPNVGDIRHLLQMGEVSGFPGMLGSIDCMH